A genomic window from Aestuariirhabdus litorea includes:
- the fabD gene encoding ACP S-malonyltransferase, which produces MSSHIAFVFPGQGSQQVGMLADLHDQEPVVRDTFSEASDALGIDLSGLILQGPAEQLNSTEITQPALLTCSVALWRLWQQRSELRPGYMAGHSLGEYSALVCAGSMGFADAIRVVNLRGQLMQKAVPAGEGAMAAILGLTDDDVRAACEQAANGDIVSAVNYNSPGQVVIAGSSAAVERAISNCKEAGAKRALPLPVSVPSHCALMKPAAEQLAETLNQIPLVSPQIPVVQNVAARVASSPEQVRESLLQQLYSPVLWVDSMQMLANNGVTLLLECGPGKVLSGLAKRIDRNLNAVSMESADAFKKALETASL; this is translated from the coding sequence ATGAGCAGTCATATAGCCTTTGTATTTCCGGGGCAGGGCTCCCAACAAGTTGGCATGCTTGCCGACCTCCACGATCAGGAGCCCGTTGTCCGCGATACCTTCTCCGAAGCCTCCGATGCACTCGGGATCGACCTATCCGGCCTTATCCTGCAAGGACCTGCAGAGCAGCTGAACTCCACCGAAATCACCCAGCCCGCACTGCTCACCTGCAGTGTTGCGCTGTGGCGCCTGTGGCAACAGCGCAGCGAACTGCGCCCTGGCTACATGGCCGGTCATAGCCTGGGCGAATATTCAGCCCTGGTCTGCGCCGGCAGCATGGGTTTTGCCGATGCGATTCGCGTGGTTAACCTGCGCGGTCAATTGATGCAAAAAGCGGTACCGGCGGGAGAGGGGGCCATGGCCGCTATTCTCGGACTGACCGACGACGATGTTCGCGCCGCCTGCGAGCAAGCAGCCAATGGCGACATCGTCAGTGCCGTTAACTACAACTCGCCGGGCCAGGTTGTGATCGCCGGCAGCAGTGCGGCGGTCGAGCGCGCCATCAGTAACTGCAAGGAGGCGGGTGCCAAGCGTGCATTGCCGCTGCCCGTTAGCGTCCCGTCCCACTGCGCCCTGATGAAGCCGGCAGCCGAGCAGCTGGCTGAGACCCTCAACCAGATCCCTCTGGTCTCACCGCAAATTCCCGTTGTGCAGAACGTTGCTGCACGGGTCGCCAGCAGCCCTGAGCAGGTAAGGGAAAGCCTTTTGCAGCAGCTCTATAGCCCGGTACTCTGGGTGGACAGCATGCAGATGCTGGCCAACAACGGTGTGACGCTGTTGCTGGAGTGCGGCCCCGGAAAAGTGCTTTCCGGCCTCGCCAAGCGCATTGATCGTAACTTGAATGCTGTCTCAATGGAGAGTGCAGACGCCTTCAAAAAGGCGCTGGAAACTGCTTCGTTATAA
- the fabG gene encoding 3-oxoacyl-ACP reductase FabG → MNLNGKIALVTGASRGIGQAIALQLGKLGATVVGTATSDAGAEKIAATLAENGVTGTGMTLDVCDDQSIDTLIKAITEQFGAPLILVNNAGITQDNILMRMKDAQWDDVISTNLSSIYKLSKACLRGMTKARWGRIINISSVVGSMGNLGQTNYAAAKAGVEGFSRSLAREIGSRGITVNSVAPGFIDTDMTKDLPEDHKTHLLAQIPAARLGKPEEIAAAVAFLASEGGGYVTGETLHVNGGMYMS, encoded by the coding sequence ATGAATCTGAATGGAAAAATAGCCCTGGTCACTGGCGCTAGTCGTGGCATTGGCCAGGCGATCGCCCTGCAGCTGGGCAAGCTTGGCGCCACCGTAGTGGGTACCGCAACCAGTGATGCAGGCGCAGAAAAAATCGCCGCCACACTCGCTGAAAACGGCGTCACCGGAACCGGAATGACTCTGGACGTCTGCGATGACCAGTCCATCGATACCCTGATCAAGGCGATTACCGAACAGTTTGGTGCCCCGCTGATTCTGGTGAACAATGCCGGCATCACCCAGGACAACATCCTGATGCGCATGAAAGACGCCCAGTGGGATGACGTGATCAGTACCAATCTCAGCTCCATCTATAAGCTGAGCAAGGCCTGCCTGCGAGGAATGACCAAGGCGCGTTGGGGTCGCATCATCAATATCAGCTCGGTTGTGGGCTCCATGGGTAACCTGGGACAAACCAACTATGCGGCAGCCAAGGCCGGGGTAGAGGGCTTTAGTCGCTCTCTGGCACGTGAAATCGGTTCCCGCGGCATCACCGTAAACTCGGTGGCGCCCGGCTTCATCGATACCGATATGACCAAGGATCTTCCCGAGGATCATAAAACCCACCTGCTGGCACAGATTCCCGCTGCGCGACTCGGCAAGCCCGAAGAGATTGCCGCCGCCGTTGCTTTTTTAGCCAGCGAAGGGGGCGGTTATGTCACCGGTGAAACCCTGCACGTGAATGGCGGCATGTACATGAGCTAA
- the acpP gene encoding acyl carrier protein, whose protein sequence is MSTIEERVKKIVCEQLGVKEEEVNNSSSFVEDLGADSLDTVELVMALEEEFETEIPDEEAEKITTVQEAIDYVIAHQ, encoded by the coding sequence ATGAGTACCATCGAAGAACGCGTCAAAAAGATTGTTTGCGAACAACTTGGCGTAAAAGAAGAAGAAGTTAACAACAGCTCGTCGTTCGTAGAAGACCTTGGCGCTGACTCTCTGGACACAGTAGAGCTGGTAATGGCTTTGGAAGAGGAGTTCGAGACCGAAATCCCTGATGAAGAAGCTGAAAAGATTACCACTGTCCAGGAAGCCATCGATTACGTTATTGCTCACCAGTAA